One part of the Candida albicans SC5314 chromosome R, complete sequence genome encodes these proteins:
- a CDS encoding uncharacterized protein (Has domain(s) with predicted N-acetyltransferase activity; highly induced during chlamydospore formation in both C. albicans and C. dubliniensis) has translation MLLCHTKAIPESEVIVPVPSSNSSLGSKKARSNSLESVASNPKRTRALIYENTDKPKLVSSVSIRSSFSIPNQLDISIDVATLKDYRRVAKTLLMAFEDDPFTNFILNTTKYTKSNTSESTYKKKKLDLMLSYFEYTAYDCLSTEGTVFVIKDNNFEKSLSDFDIKNLDKFPFLGVALWNQIYGAKISDSSSGSDSDYDDEDYFAPESNSIFNKSVVKFNLKAVKGRCRFKVFKDKLPYLIKVRNEILIKELLCREDDDHHFPCDLDIWYLGDIATLPSMRGKGLGRILMEYAKTQFLQDNPKSYMYLESSNPVNRKFYLKMGYTLMKSYSIRDNKYVDSEKILHSDPKNKAVNMDALMYFP, from the coding sequence ATGTTGTTGTGTCATACCAAAGCCATTCCAGAGCTGGAAGTTATTGTTCCTGTTCCAAGTTCAAACAGTTCTTTAGGTTCGAAAAAAGCTCGATCAAATAGTTTAGAGTCAGTTGCATCTAATCCTAAACGTACTCGTGCTCTAATTTATGAAAATACAGATAAACCCAAATTAGTTTCTTCAGTTTCAATTAGATCCAGTTTTTCCATTCCTAATCAATTGGATATTTCTATTGATGTTGCAACTTTGAAAGATTATAGACGTGTTGCAAAAACATTATTGATGGCATTTGAAGATGATCCATTCACTAATTTCATCCTTAATACAACAAAATACACCAAATCAAATACTTCAGAAAGTACTtataagaaaaagaaattagatTTGATGTTATCGTATTTTGAATACACTGCTTATGATTGTTTGTCTACTGAAGGTACTGTGTTTGTCATCAAGGacaataattttgaaaaatcattgTCTGATTTTGATATCAAGAACTTAGATaaatttccatttttaGGTGTTGCTTTATGGAATCAAATATATGGAGCCAAAATTAGTGATTCGAGTTCAGGGTCAGACTCCGATTACGACGATGAAGATTATTTTGCACCTGAATCAAATTCcatcttcaataaatcCGTGGTGAAATTTAATCTAAAAGCTGTTAAAGGTCGTTGTCGtttcaaagttttcaaagatAAATTGccatatttaataaaagtTCGTAAtgaaatattaataaaagaGTTGTTATGTCGTGAAGATGACGATCATCATTTCCCGTGTGATTTGGATATTTGGTACCTTGGTGATATTGCAACTTTACCATCCATGAGAGGTAAAGGTTTGGGTCGAATTTTAATGGAATATGCCAAAACCCAATTCTTACAGGATAATCCTAAAAGTTATATGTATTTAGAAAGTTCCAATCCTGTGAATCGAAAGTTCTATCTAAAAATGGGTTATACTTTAATGAAAAGTTATTCAATTAGAGATAATAAGTATGTTGACCTGGAAAAGATATTACATCTGGATCCCAAAAACAAAGCTGTGAATATGGATGCATTAATGTATTTCCcatga
- a CDS encoding uncharacterized protein (Ortholog of C. dubliniensis CD36 : Cd36_31790, C. parapsilosis CDC317 : CPAR2_204900, Candida tenuis NRRL Y-1498 : CANTEDRAFT_136864 and Debaryomyces hansenii CBS767 : DEHA2F13200g) has protein sequence MITRNILRLSIRNWNCARPVTSFLPCRRFLNTTLPRQLRGRSTINQLIQSNTQSTMFPIQRNNRLPLRTIVILIVASSSLTMLLFVAVQYKKFQDELLPDGKSRKRSIFLPLWFNGNLLYQTTYGFPHGLKYFDPEFYEYIMTEVQQLNKDGEIQGHHDNSVKQFCHALQEKNIKYAVLEGLSANREIRQIFGLPLTVDTHPNSDGELKIWVESKYPSVSGLQIDITKTVDTNGSNNSKFDFHWIVKPINAVSVINSAMTSTGLGLDRLESSEANIKTHEQGSGKVHEVKMDKEKVNLNKQRDYAIQFRGKFMVSDKSMVRVGVVEYCGTIDFDHLMINRGVKITDMDMKHDGVLYKVM, from the coding sequence ATGATCACACGAAACATACTACGACTATCAATCAGGAATTGGAATTGTGCCCGACCAGTCACTAGCTTTCTACCCTGCAGACGATTTCTCAACACCACACTACCACGCCAACTCCGAGGCAGGAGCACCATTAACCAATTGATCCAATCAAACACACAACTGACCATGTTCCCCATCCAACGCAATAATCGGTTACCCTTACGTACTATAGTCATATTAATTGTTGCGTCTAGCTCACTCAcaatgttgttgtttgtggCAGTGCAGTATAAGAAGTTTCAGGATGAATTACTACCGGACGGGAAATCAAGGAAACGATCGATATTCCTCCCACTATGGTTCAATGGCAATTTATTATACCAAACCACATATGGATTCCCACATGGATTAAAATACTTTGACCCAGAGTTTTACGAGTACATCATGACTGAAGTGCAACAATTAAACAAGGATGGTGAAATACAGGGCCACCATGACAACTCTGTAAAGCAATTTTGCCATGCATTACAAGAGAAGAATATCAAGTATGCCGTGTTGGAAGGTTTATCAGCCAATCGAGAAATTCGACAAATATTTGGTCTTCCATTGACCGTGGATACACATCCAAATAGTGATGGCGAGCTTAAGATATGGGTGGAATCAAAATATCCCAGTGTTTCCGGGTTGCAAATTGACATTACGAAAACTGTTGACACTAATGGTAGCAACAACagtaaatttgatttccaTTGGATTGTGAAACCCATCAATGCAGTATCAGTGATCAACAGTGCTATGACACTGACAGGTTTGGGTTTAGACCGGTTGGAGAGTTCAGAAGCCAACATCAAGACCCATGAACAGGGGAGTGGGAAAGTGCATGAAGTAAAGATGGACAAGGAGAAAGTGAACTTGAACAAACAACGAGACTACGCAATTCAGTTCCGTGGTAAATTCATGGTGTCAGACAAGTCAATGGTGAGAGTTGGAGTGGTGGAATATTGCGGgacaattgattttgaccATCTAATGATCAATCGTGGGGTAAAGATAACAGATATGGATATGAAGCACGATGGTGTGTTGTATAAAGTGATGTAA
- the FGR50 gene encoding Fgr50p (Protein lacking an ortholog in S. cerevisiae; transposon mutation affects filamentous growth; Spider biofilm repressed), with product MTGLASRWATDETLVKQAIDQDSKSSQQHHNHNHHKKSGSDLEDSKWSKPITSKKSEALVSMWADAEDTSNSYPSPPSSRDSHGKHRNERRKSDSQHSHHKKRENVSPRKTKHNHDSTPRVRRDSPTHEDDEDNERGPMTPAAKAFAARFDKPTDKTAGNKHDHNRSTDGNSLAERLDKLSVSKQKKPNHRPHNTGSVKSETPRQDKSVVASEEDKQKEEKEKEELLKMLEELESQHLDWASME from the coding sequence ATGACGGGATTAGCATCAAGATGGGCTACTGATGAAACATTGGTCAAACAAGCAATTGACCAAGACTCAAAACTGCTGCAACAacaccacaaccacaaccaccacaaaAAATCTGGGTCAGATCTTGAAGATAGCAAATGGAGTAAACCAATAACGAGCAAAAAATCTGAAGCATTAGTGAGTATGTGGGCTGATGCTGAGGATACACTGAATCTGTATCCATCTCCACCACTGTCAAGAGATAGTCATGGTAAACACAGGAATGAACGTCGAAAATCAGATTCTCAACATAGTCACCACAAGAAAAGAGAGAATGTATCTCCACGGAAGACCAAGCACAACCATGACAGTACACCAAGAGTGAGACGTGACTCCCCCACTCATGAGGACGATGAAGACAATGAAAGAGGACCAATGACTCCGGCTGCAAAGGCATTTGCTGCACGATTTGATAAACCCACGGATAAAACAGCTGGAAATAAACACGACCATAACCGTTCAACAGATGGTAACTCACTAGCTGAAAGACTCGACAAGTTGAGTGTTAGTAAACAGAAAAAACCTAACCATAGACCACACAACACAGGCAGTGTTAAACTGGAAACACCAAGACAAGATAAAAGTGTGGTGGCCTCAGAAGAGGATAAACAGAAGGAggagaaagaaaaggagGAATTGCTCAAGATGTTGGAGGAGTTAGAGTCGCAACATTTAGACTGGGCAAGCATGGAATAG
- the PGI1 gene encoding glucose-6-phosphate isomerase (Glucose-6-phosphate isomerase; enzyme of glycolysis; antigenic; Efg1-regulated; induced upon adherence to polystyrene; repressed by phagocytosis, human neutrophils; flow model biofilm induced; rat catheter and Spider biofilm repressed): MASFKLATDLPEWKKLEETYKSVGEKFSVRDAFAKDPKRFEEFSWIYKNYDDSKILFDFSKNLVNKEILDQLVTLAKEAGVEKLRDAMFAGDHINTTEDRAVYHVALRNRALRKMPVDGKDTAQEVDDVLKHMKEFSDSIRDGSWTGYTGKSITDVVNIGIGGSDLGPVMVTEALKAYSKPGLNVHFISNIDGTHTAETLKNLNPETTLFLIASKTFTTAETITNATSAKNWFLATAKDSKHIAKHFAALSTNEKEVVAFGIDAKNMFGFESWVGGRYSVWSAIGLSVAIYIGFENFNDFLKGAEAMDQHFLTTPLENNIPVIGGLLSVWYNNFFGAQTHLVVPFDQYLHRFPAYLQQLSMESNGKSVTRANVFTNYQTGTILFGEPATNAQHSFFQLVHQGTKLIPADFILAAQSHNPIEKNLHQRMLASNFFAQSEALMVGKDEAKVKAEGATGGLVPHKEFSGNRPTTSILAQKITPATLGSLIAYYEHLTFTEGAIWNINSFDQWGVELGKVLAKVIGKELDDKKAVATHDASTNGLINQFKEWEE, from the coding sequence ATGGCCTCCTTTAAATTAGCTACCGATTTACCAGAAtggaaaaaattggaagaaaCTTACAAATCCGTCGGTGAGAAATTCAGTGTCAGAGATGCATTCGCCAAAGACCCAAAAAGATTTGAAGAGTTCTCCTGGATCTACAAAAACTACGATGACTCCAAAATCTTATTCGACTTCTCCAAGAACTTGGTTAACAAAGAAATCCTTGATCAATTGGTTACTTTGGCTAAAGAAGCCggtgttgaaaaattgagaGACGCCATGTTCGCTGGTGACCACATCAACACAACCGAAGATAGAGCTGTTTACCACGTTGCTTTAAGAAACCGTGCTTTGAGAAAGATGCCAGTTGATGGGAAAGATACCGCTCAAGAAGTTGACGATGTCTTGAAACACATGAAAGAATTCAGTGACTCAATTAGAGACGGTTCTTGGACTGGTTACACTGGCAAATCCATTACTGATGTTGTTAACATTGGTATTGGTGGTTCTGATTTGGGTCCTGTTATGGTCACTGAAGCTTTGAAAGCTTACAGTAAACCAGGTTTGAATGTCCACTTTATTTCTAACATTGACGGTACTCATACTGCTGAAACTTTAAAAAACTTGAACCCAGAAACtactttgtttttgattgcTTCCAAAACATTCACTACTGCTGAAACCATCACCAATGCTACTTCAGCCAAAAACTGGTTCTTGGCTACTGCCAAGGATTCTAAACACATTGCCAAACATTTCGCTGCTTTATCCACCAACGAAAAGGAAGTTGTTGCCTTTGGTATCGATGCTAAAAACATGTTTGGATTTGAAAGTTGGGTTGGTGGCCGTTACTCAGTTTGGTCTGCCATTGGTTTATCAGTCGCCATTTACATTGGTTTCGAAAActttaatgatttcttgAAAGGTGCTGAAGCCATGGATCAACACTTTTTGACCACTCCATTAGAAAACAACATTCCAGTTATTGGAGGTTTATTGTCTGTCTGGTACAACAACTTCTTTGGTGCTCAAACCCATTTAGTTGTCCCATTTGATCAATATTTGCACAGATTCCCTGCTTACTTGCAACAATTGTCCATGGAATCCAATGGTAAATCTGTTACTAGAGCCAATGTTTTCACCAACTATCAAACTGGTACTATCTTGTTTGGTGAACCAGCCACTAACGCTCAACATTCATTCTTCCAATTGGTTCACCAAGGTACTAAATTGATTCCAGCTGATTTCATTTTGGCTGCCCAATCTCATAATCCAATTGAAAAGAACTTGCACCAAAGAATGTTGGCTTCCAACTTCTTTGCCCAATCTGAAGCTTTGATGGTTGGTAAAGATGAAGCCAAAGTTAAAGCTGAAGGTGCCACTGGTGGTTTAGTTCCTCACAAGGAATTCTCTGGTAACAGACCAACTACTTCTATTTTGGCTCAAAAGATTACCCCTGCTACTTTGGGTTCTTTGATTGCTTACTACGAACATCTTACTTTCACTGAAGGTGCTATTTGGAACATCAACTCCTTTGATCAATGGGGTGTTGAATTGGGTAAAGTTTTGGCCAAGGTCATTGGTAAAGAATTGGATGACAAGAAAGCTGTTGCTACCCATGATGCTTCTACAAATGGTTTGATTAACCAATTCAAAGAATGGGAAGAATAA
- a CDS encoding uncharacterized protein (Ortholog of C. dubliniensis CD36 : Cd36_31820, C. parapsilosis CDC317 : CPAR2_205050, Debaryomyces hansenii CBS767 : DEHA2G10736g and Pichia stipitis Pignal : PICST_32993), protein MNFALSSPQTPPPKTKLPRIPNAPQSPTKLHTKSLPTVLEMTTSTPEKVAVSSQPVFPPLRAFDRAWSLTTDDSHIPVYDLLKLLHNLRLESLHDMHEDNELIHMDDMVIKSRIVEQTEFLHNVNKEQAYQIIYQSFYDAKEISKNTGSLNLQYDIFNNQYDSMIMMASNNGSQEDNDDEDYDETATLMEMTQNSPLQEDYEDILIPQQISNWVKPNIKLALTELEQFHIKLNNQYLGLENDLRQIKSKNDLDLKELQVLVGKNDHLISKLNDIRDELSGINNCLMEYRDQFDMDSFIACDNEKTKEWQSQLLNNNNDSNNNEELMVSCFQSIDVIEKEVLEVDIKSSWSLDNTPLTTEIRISEKDHIFVSETKEATPDVQQVAETVPKTDNTSGIETADTVQKTSIIPIMSDNGSSDDIKESNLVKSHISNPNVTEIKKKGKLSKHSHYIVIVAIGVIFAYVKSML, encoded by the coding sequence ATGAATTTTGCACTTTCATCACCACAAACTCCTCCGCCCAAAACCAAGCTTCCCAGAATACCAAATGCACCACAATCACCAACAAAATTACACACCAAATCTCTACCTACAGTGTTAGAAATGACAACATCAACCCCTGAAAAGGTCGCTGTGCTGTCACAACCAGTATTTCCACCATTACGTGCATTTGATCGTGCTTGGTCTTTAACCACTGATGATAGTCATATTCCAGTTTATGATCTACTCAAACTATTACATAATTTACGATTAGAGTCACTTCATGACATGCACGAAGATAATGAACTAATTCACATGGATGATATGGTGATTAAATCACGAATAGTTGAGCAAACAGAGTTTTTGCACAATGTCAATAAAGAACAAGCATACCAGATAATATACCAGAGTTTCTACGATGCCAAAGAAATTCTGAAAAATACTGGGAGTCTAAATTTGCAATATGATATTTTTAACAATCAATATGAtctgatgataatgatggcAAGTAATAATGGGAGTCAGGAAGATAATGACGACGAAGATTATGATGAGACAGCAACGTTAATGGAAATGACCCAGAACTCTCCACTACAAGAAGATTATGAGGATATTCTTATTCCACaacaaatatcaaattggGTAAAACCAAATATAAAACTAGCATTAACAGAATTAGAACAGTTTCATATTAAACTAAATAACCAATATTTGGGTTTAGAAAATGATTTACGACAAataaaactgaaaaatgATTTAGATTTAAAGGAGTTGCAAGTTTTGGTTGGGAAAAATGATCATTTGATAagtaaattaaatgatattaGAGATGAACTATCCGGCatcaataattgtttaatgGAGTATAGAGACCAATTTGATATGGATAGTTTCATAGCATGCGATAATgagaaaacaaaagaatGGCAATCACAGttgttgaataataataatgatagtaataataatgagGAATTAATGGTTTCCTGTTTCCAATCTATTGACGTAATTGAGAAAGAAGTATTAGAAGTCGATATCAAACTGAGTTGGTCCCTTGATAATACCCCTCTTACAACAGAAATAAGAATCTCTGAGAAGGATCATATTTTTGTGTCTGAGACCAAAGAAGCTACACCTGACGTGCAACAAGTTGCTGAGACTGTACCTAAAACTGACAATACTAGTGGTATTGAGACAGCAGATACAGTACAGAAAACCTCAATTATACCGATAATGTCTGACAATGGAAGTAGTGACGACATTAAAGAGTCAAATTTGGTAAAATCTCACATTTCAAATCCAAATGTCACagaaattaagaaaaaggGAAAGCTTAGTAAACATAGTCACTACATTGTTATTGTGGCTATAGGTGTAATTTTTGCTTATGTTAAAAGTATGCTCTAA
- a CDS encoding uncharacterized protein (Ortholog(s) have cytoplasm, nucleus localization), translated as MMRRTSKKQQRKKDWKKKMRKEINSNSENRYYKDQHCGYPNTSLPTKDYINLIIIMSDTEEIPVIEQEELDNPLRIILVIDHPENKESNEMEERLLDSIQSFKQMDQFFDKFDETIAIPNESHIKYEVGSDGLVVIIVDNLKLRDEVLVFIDGYNDGHENDTTENEDEPQDKKKSKKELEAGK; from the coding sequence ATGATGAGAAGGACATcgaaaaaacaacaaagaaaaaaagattggaaaaaaaaaatgagaaaagaaattaatagTAACAGTGAAAATCGTTATTACAAGGACCAACATTGTGGATATCCCAACACATCATTACCTACAAAAGACTATATTAATctcattattatcatgTCAGACACAGAAGAAATTCCAGTTATAGAGCAAGAAGAACTAGATAACCCTTTGAGAATAATTTTAGTAATAGACCACCCTGAAAACAAAGAATCTAATGAGATGGAGGAACGTTTATTGGATTCCATACAAAGTTTTAAACAGAtggatcaattttttgataaatttgatgaaacaaTCGCCATTCCTAATGAATCACATATTAAATATGAAGTAGGAAGTGATGGGTTGGTGGTTATTATTGTGGATAATTTGAAGCTACGTGATGAAGTATTGGTATTCATTGATGGGTATAATGATGGCCATGAAAATGATACAACCGAGAATGAAGATGAACCACAAGATAAGAAGAAATCGAAAAAGGAATTAGAAGCTGGAAAGTAG
- a CDS encoding uncharacterized protein (Predicted ORF overlapping the Major Repeat Sequence on chromosome R; member of a family encoded by FGR6-related genes in the RB2 repeat sequence), whose product MSEVPKQESPGSSIFKQSNASTSTKIRGAPSSSQIANVDFNTLRKLNTNTSFSSNLTNSTTKTSNALSRLFTRNKSSSNISIHPSSSDDDSSPKTLRESTSPSESSKSVSGNKLRIAKKLKFPKNQSSRKPDLFLDTSSTISEDSSSFRKVISGNSLNEMTKPRKSSMSSPMSTTFHSLFHRSHHNGSNLQRDTNQVATGMTPLSGKFDDLSKASKTTLCLSSNSSNSIISNPELAQIYNFTNPNISIEDGETNLDHSNSSFLDIHKKMLVPADSFIQNKLNKYHQTEVGLGIYESELDHDKDNKIYSNLYHYLKPLFTPSFSISDSGQKGKRRPILSTSVEEIANFVKESFCLHQHNHDKSFRSKTRSSVSSLGREKVEDFDYRQLSNLFEKLMALLSHNLQTADSSEVSLQALILNAWKYYNAYVRFYLLSIFQPLQLHLNELSMRGPNGSTVTRIDDLLLVSFRKVFITEQGIGSGDRETSQFLGNAESEDLTGNGLLTSTLAVLSSIS is encoded by the coding sequence ATGTCTGAAGTCCCTAAGCAAGAGTCTCCGGGTTCATCGATATTCAAACAATCGAATGCTTCgacatcaacaaaaatacgTGGTGCTCCATCTAGTTCACAAATTGCTAATGTCGACTTCAACACCTTGAGGAAACTAAATACGAATACTTCGTTTTCGTCAAACCTAACTAACTCAACCACCAAAACAAGCAATGCTTTATCCAGGCTATTCACTAGAAATAAGTCATCATCTaacatttcaattcatccCTCTTCAAGCGATGATGATAGCTCACCAAAGACACTCCGAGAATCTACATCTCCATCTGAATCAAGCAAGAGTGTTAGTGGCAATAAGTTGAGAATTGCcaaaaagttgaagttTCCCAAGAATCAAAGCAGTCGGAAACCagatttgtttttggaTACTAGTAGCACAATAAGCGAAGACAGTTCTTCGTTTCGGAAAGTAATAAGTGGTAATCTGTTAAATGAGATGACTAAACCAAGAAAGAGCTCAATGAGCTCACCCATGAGTACCACATTTCATAGTTTGTTTCATCGATCCCATCATAATGGCAGCAACCTTCAACGAGACACCAACCAGGTTGCGACTGGCATGACACCTTTGTCCGGTAAGTTTGATGACTTGTCAAAAGCATCCAAGACAACTTTATGTCTTTCCTCAAATAGCTCGAATTCAATAATCAGCAATCCTGAACTAGCTCAGATATATAATTTCACCAAcccaaatatttcaattgaagatgGAGAAACCAATTTGGATCATTCAAACAGTTCCTTTTTGGATATTCATAAGAAAATGCTTGTGCCAGCAGATCTGTTTATTCAGAATAAGCTAAACAAGTACCACCAAACCGAAGTAGGATTGGGCATATACGAAAGTGAATTAGATCATGACAAAGATAATAAGATATACTCCAACCTTTATCATTACTTGAAACCACTATTTACCccatctttttcaatatccGACTCTGGTCAAAAGGGTAAGAGGCGTCCAATATTGAGTACTAGCgttgaagaaattgcaAATTTTGTAAAGGAGAGTTTTTGTTTACACCAGCACAACCACGATAAAAGTTTTAGACTGAAAACAAGATCCAGTGTATCAAGCTTGGGTCGTGAAAAGGTAGAGGATTTTGATTACCGTCAGTTATCgaatttgtttgaaaaattgatggCTTTATTGAGTCATAACTTGCAAACTGCCGATTCATCGGAAGTATCTTTACAAGCTTTGATATTGAACGCATGGAAATATTATAATGCTTATGTTAGGTTTTATTTGCTAAGTATATTTCAACCATTGCAACTTCACTTGAATGAGTTATCTATGAGAGGTCCTAATGGAAGCACAGTTACTAGAATAGATGACCTTCTACTTGTTTCTTTTCGAAAAGTTTTTATTACTGAACAGGGAATTGGAAGTGGGGATAGAGAGACGTCTCAATTTTTGGGGAATGCTGAAAGTGAAGATCTTACAGGAAATGGATTGTTGACTTCTACTTTGGCCGTGTTGTCGAGTATATCATAG